In Macrobrachium nipponense isolate FS-2020 chromosome 36, ASM1510439v2, whole genome shotgun sequence, a genomic segment contains:
- the LOC135203435 gene encoding uncharacterized protein LOC135203435, with protein sequence MVQPKITPKPSYNADHSFSFLFHHTTSKASYNASPTKVPSSVYGLPNQLKPSYSVPLLLSHMCSLPVPSYGPPIQTPKPSYNAPTPSQSYGPPKLTPKPSYNAPTPSQSYGPPKLTPKPSYSVPSPAPSYGPPIQTPKPSYNAPTPSQSYGPPIQTPKPSYNAPTPSQSYGPPKLTPKPSYNAPTPSQSYGPPKLTPKPSYNAPTPSQSYGPPKITPKPSYNAPTPSQSYGPPKLTPKPSYNAPTPSQSYGPPKLTPKPSYNAPTPSPSYGPPKLTPKPSYNAPTPSQSYGPPKPSYSAPTQSYKPPLSTPKPSYGAPTQSYKPPLSTPKPSYSAPTQSYKPPLSTPKPSYSAPTPPQSYGPPNQTPKPSYIPPAPIQSYGAPNQTPKLSYNTPTPPQSYSTPKPSYNSPTPAQSYSPSKETPKPSYSPPTPVQSYGPPKPSSKPSYVPPIVNQIHNPVIPSITYSSPSSLDFNSNSNLASAISSNEKSSGANYSPPVQSYPTTIKPVPGPSYAPPSQAYKPSPVPSYVPPQTQKDNYVPPLPSYKPPAHVQGPSPLPSYTPPKTQATPGAKYEAPSNSYGSQPTPAYNAPVSPVYNQPSIPSYTPPDNAYNPSALESPSYQPPAAGQSYTPTEYQKGMPYEFAYKVLDEYSGNDFGHQESSDGDITSGQYHVLLPDGRTQVVTFTADNNKGYVAEVSYDGDTLHQPTNSNGYN encoded by the exons ATGGTCCAGCCAAAAATCACTCCAAAGCCTTCATATAATGCAGACCACTCCTTCTCATTCCTATTTCACCATACAACCTCTAAAGCTTCATATAATGCTTCCCCTACTAAAGTTCCTTCCTCAGTCTATGGTCTCCCCAATCAACTCAAGCCTTCATATAGTGTCCCACTCCTTCTCAGTCATATG TGTTCCCTTCCGGTTCCGTCTTACGGCCCACCAATACAAACTCCAAAGCCTTCATATAATGCTCCCACTCCTTCTCAGTCATATGGTCCACCAAAATTAACTCCAAAGCCTTCATATAATGCTCCCACTCCTTCTCAGTCTTATGGTCCACCAAAACTAACTCCAAAGCCTTCATATAGTGTTCCCTCTCCTGCTCCGTCTTACGGCCCACCAATACAAACTCCAAAGCCTTCATATAATGCTCCCACTCCTTCTCAGTCCTATGGTCCACCAATACAAACTCCAAAGCCTTCATATAATGCTCCCACTCCTTCTCAGTCTTATGGTCCACCAAAACTAACTCCAAAGCCTTCATATAATGCTCCCACTCCTTCTCAGTCTTATGGCCCACCAAAACTAACTCCAAAGCCTTCATATAATGCTCCCACTCCTTCTCAGTCCTATGGTCCACCAAAAATAACTCCAAAGCCTTCATATAATGCTCCCACTCCTTCTCAGTCTTATGGTCCACCAAAATTAACTCCAAAGCCTTCATATAATGCTCCCACTCCTTCTCAGTCTTATGGTCCACCAAAATTAACCCCAAAACCTTCATATAATGCTCCCACTCCTTCTCCGTCTTATGGTCCACCAAAATTAACCCCAAAACCTTCATATAATGCTCCCACTCCTTCTCAGTCATATGGTCCACCAAAACCTTCATACAGTGCTCCCACTCAGTCTTATAAACCACCCTTATCAACTCCAAAGCCTTCCTACGGTGCTCCCACTCAGTCTTATAAACCACCCTTATCAACTCCAAAACCTTCATACAGTGCTCCCACTCAGTCTTATAAACCACCCTTATCAACTCCAAAGCCTTCATATAGTGCTCCCACTCCTCCTCAGTCCTATGGTCCACCAAATCAAACTCCAAAACCTTCTTATATTCCTCCTGCACCTATTCAATCCTACGGTGCACCAAATCAGACCCCTAAACTTTCCTATAATACTCCCACTCCTCCTCAGTCCTATAGTACTCCTAAACCCTCTTACAATTCTCCTACTCCTGCTCAATCATATAGTCCATCAAAAGAAACTCCGAAACCATCTTACAGTCCTCCTACCCCAGTGCAGTCATATGGACCTCCCAAACCATCCTCAAAACCCTCTTATGTGCCTCCAATTGTTAATCAAATTCACAATCCTGTCATACCATCAATAACTTATTCAAGCCCTTCATCACTTGATTTTAATTCTAATTCAAATCTTGCATCTGCAATTTCTTCCAATGAAAAATCCTCTGGAGCAAACTACTCTCCACCAGTGCAATCGTATCCAACTACTATTAAACCAGTACCTGGACCTTCATATGCACCTCCATCGCAAGCTTACAAACCCAGCCCAGTACCATCGTATGTCCCTCCTCAAACTCAGAAGGATAACTACGTGCCTCCCTTACCCTCATATAAACCACCTGCCCATGTGCAGGGTCCTAGCCCACTTCCTTCATATACTCCTCCTAAAACACAGGCAACACCTGGAGCAAAATATGAAGCACCATCAAATTCTTATGGGTCACAGCCTACACCAGCTTATAATGCTCCTGTTTCTCCAGTCTACAATCAACCCTCAATACCAAGTTACACTCCACCAGATAATGCTTACAATCCTTCAGcactggagtctccttcttatcAGCCTCCTGCAGCTGGTCAATCTTATACTCCTACTGAATACCAG AAAGGAATGCCTTACGAATTTGCCTACAAAGTACTAGACGAGTATAGTGGTAATGACTTTGGCCATCAAGAATCCTCAGATGGTGATATAACGAGTGGTCAGTATCATGTCTTGCTTCCTGATGGACGAACACAGGTGGTCACTTTCACAGCTGACAACAACAAAGGATATGTGGCTGAAGTTAGCTATGATGGTGATACTTTACATCAACCAACAAATTCCAATGGTTATAACTAG
- the LOC135203618 gene encoding NADH-cytochrome b5 reductase-like isoform X1 yields MNDSLPPKPVAPLPSDCCGTGCCPCVHDIYELDMKQWKKLCESLKNNGVCDEPKEKAIFPDRWTDFRIIKVETITPTCFKYLFELKENDCLGLGIGQHVIIKQTKEGRPISRQYTPVSDITQKGSFEIIIKIYPKGKITQIIKDWKVGDMVPMRGPFGNFSYKANSYKRIVMLAAGTGIAPLYQVMRGITENEEDETFITLLYASKCFSEMLLRDELLSLCQYWNVQVWHYLSQEDDITKKKYNERIIGNKLSKTDVSQELKKGPISATLVLICGTKSFDKDMINASLNTDIPEENVFKF; encoded by the coding sequence ATGAATGACTCGTTACCTCCAAAGCCAGTAGCACCTCTTCCTAGCGATTGTTGTGGTACAGGTTGCTGTCCTTGTGTACATGATATATATGAACTGGATATGAAACAATGGAAAAAACTCTGTGAGAGTCTGAAAAATAATGGAGTCTGTGATGAACCTAAGGAAAAGGCAATATTTCCTGATAGATGGACTGATTTTAGGATTATTAAAGTTGAAACTATAACACCAACCTGTTTTAAGTATTTGTTTGaattgaaggaaaatgattgcCTAGGGTTAGGTATAGGACAGCATGTTATAATAAAGCAAACAAAAGAAGGGAGGCCCATTTCAAGGCAGTACACTCCCGTGTCGGATATTACGCAAAAAGGGTCGTttgaaattatcatcaaaatttaTCCAAAGGGGAAGATTACACAGATTATTAAAGATTGGAAAGTTGGGGACATGGTACCTATGAGAGGCCCTTTTGGCAACTTCTCTTACAAGGCGAATAGTTACAAACGAATTGTTATGCTGGCAGCTGGCACTGGCATTGCGCCATTGTATCAAGTCATGAGAGGAATtactgaaaatgaggaggatgAGACTTTCATCACATTGCTCTATGCTTCTAAGTGCTTTTCGGAAATGCTGCTAAGGGATGAATTGTTGTCTCTCTGTCAATACTGGAATGTCCAAGTTTGGCATTATTTAAGTCAAGAGGATGATATtactaagaaaaaatataatgaaaggatTATAGGTAATAAACTATCCAAAACTGATGTTAGTCAGGAATTAAAAAAGGGTCCAATTTCAGCTACTTTAGTTCTTATATGTGGAACAAAATCTTTTGATAAAGATATGATTAATGCATCTTTGAACACTGATATTCCTGAGGAAAATGTCTTCAAATTTTAA